The following are encoded together in the Acidobacteriota bacterium genome:
- a CDS encoding diguanylate cyclase, whose protein sequence is MTRLTILRRLLPVALFAFVPGWDGGAAALRPLDLSRLGLPAFRTFTASDGAPDTTVVSVATDAVGFVWLGSPQGLYRYDGHRWEPVRVPGLQGVVENLLLDHEGNLWAPSTSSALGRLDAAGWHIEGPESGLPAGRIFRVVEVPVRVGETETWALTLDAGLFQRVAGRWRADPGNRQLPPGCLNGLARTWEIGGRERLWVSTNNEGLWYRESGGAWQRFSAPGFTPAQVAQVQDLLTVRRRGVEELWIATYGAGLFRLTDEGIRNLADTEAGMETRIVYSLAAGAAPGGEPTLWAATRGGLVRVNGEQVQAFGRSHGLPSNAVRNVHLWRSPEGIEVLWLATEGGLARTVLGGSPWRTVSLLGSRSNGVFGVLAEPDGHGGERLWVASSGDGLGLYQDGQWRTFNSSNSTLPGSNSRLLVRAPDEKGQPTLFTAVVPGELVRVREGPVFETVPTPWPKEAGQHVMDVLSRFFDGARELWVATRKSGMYRFREGRWAAFPSSASERLQVTRIVASKDADDRSWLWATTSQGLARFDGTDWTFLGRGDGLPDIHLLGLTLIPDREGKPILWAGSLNSGIIRVDITDPLRPRVLPGDELPRPPVPTAYQAIRDPRGRVFVSTDAGVQLLTPKASGGWDERVFVRRDGLLHEECNTNAQFVDTLGRYWCGTMGGLSVYDPTGAVPEQHPKPLRLMRVQADGGEVAGAPVCIPSSTRELSFKVALLSWQRENENRFSWQLLGYDPHPGPWVETNERVFGALPPGRYLLQVKGRDAAGLETAPLEIPIEVLPAWWQHVGFRAGVMVLLVLSGAFLYRFRTRHLSRQKAALEKVVALRTAELAAANARLDQLSQQDPLTGIANRRRFDQALDEEWRRALRGREALGLLILDIDHFKQYNDALGHQAGDECLRLVAGAIADSHTRAGEITARYGGEEFAVIVPGANRESVLISAALVRRHVEALGLPHPASPVSPRVTVSIGAAWVKPDERAAPADLVAAADAALYRAKRDGRNCIRE, encoded by the coding sequence ATGACGCGATTGACCATCCTCCGCCGCCTTCTCCCGGTTGCCCTCTTCGCCTTTGTCCCTGGGTGGGACGGCGGGGCCGCGGCGCTCCGCCCGCTCGACCTGTCCCGGCTGGGCCTGCCGGCGTTCCGGACCTTCACCGCCTCGGACGGCGCGCCGGACACCACGGTCGTCTCCGTGGCCACCGATGCCGTGGGCTTTGTCTGGCTGGGTTCGCCCCAGGGCCTCTACCGCTACGACGGCCACCGCTGGGAGCCCGTCCGGGTGCCCGGCCTCCAGGGGGTGGTGGAAAACCTCCTGCTCGACCACGAGGGGAACCTCTGGGCCCCGTCCACCAGTTCCGCTCTGGGACGGCTCGATGCCGCCGGCTGGCACATCGAGGGGCCGGAAAGCGGGCTCCCGGCCGGACGGATTTTCCGGGTGGTCGAAGTCCCGGTCCGCGTCGGGGAAACGGAAACCTGGGCGCTGACCCTGGACGCCGGCCTTTTCCAGCGCGTGGCGGGGCGGTGGCGAGCCGACCCCGGCAACCGGCAGCTTCCGCCCGGGTGCCTCAACGGCCTGGCCCGAACCTGGGAAATCGGGGGTCGGGAACGCCTGTGGGTCTCCACCAACAACGAAGGGCTCTGGTATCGCGAGAGCGGCGGCGCCTGGCAGCGCTTCAGCGCCCCGGGGTTCACCCCGGCGCAGGTGGCCCAGGTGCAGGACCTCCTGACGGTCCGTCGCCGCGGGGTGGAGGAACTCTGGATCGCGACCTACGGGGCCGGCCTGTTCCGGCTCACCGACGAGGGCATCCGCAACCTGGCGGACACCGAGGCCGGGATGGAGACCCGGATCGTCTACTCCCTGGCGGCCGGCGCCGCTCCCGGCGGGGAGCCCACCCTCTGGGCGGCGACGCGCGGCGGCCTGGTGCGCGTCAACGGGGAGCAGGTTCAGGCCTTCGGCCGCAGTCACGGGCTTCCCTCGAATGCGGTGCGCAACGTGCACCTCTGGAGGAGCCCCGAGGGCATCGAGGTCCTCTGGCTGGCCACCGAGGGGGGGCTGGCGCGGACCGTCCTCGGCGGCAGCCCCTGGCGGACCGTGTCGCTCCTCGGTTCCCGGTCCAACGGCGTCTTCGGGGTCCTGGCGGAGCCGGACGGGCACGGCGGCGAGCGCCTCTGGGTGGCGTCCTCGGGTGACGGCCTCGGCCTTTACCAGGACGGGCAGTGGAGGACCTTCAACAGCTCGAACAGCACCCTGCCGGGTTCCAACTCCCGCCTGCTGGTCCGGGCGCCCGACGAAAAGGGGCAGCCGACGCTCTTCACGGCCGTCGTCCCCGGGGAACTGGTGCGGGTGCGGGAGGGGCCCGTCTTCGAAACCGTTCCGACGCCCTGGCCCAAGGAAGCCGGCCAGCACGTGATGGACGTCCTTTCCCGGTTTTTCGACGGGGCCCGGGAACTCTGGGTGGCGACCCGCAAGAGCGGGATGTACCGGTTTCGCGAAGGCCGCTGGGCCGCCTTTCCGTCGTCCGCTTCCGAACGCCTGCAGGTGACGCGGATCGTGGCGTCGAAAGACGCCGACGACCGGTCGTGGCTGTGGGCCACCACCAGCCAGGGCCTGGCCCGGTTCGACGGGACCGACTGGACCTTCCTGGGCCGGGGGGACGGGTTGCCCGACATCCACCTGCTGGGGCTCACGCTCATCCCGGACCGGGAGGGGAAACCCATACTCTGGGCCGGCAGCCTGAACAGCGGGATCATCCGCGTCGACATCACCGACCCGCTCCGGCCGCGGGTGCTGCCGGGGGACGAATTGCCCCGCCCGCCGGTCCCCACCGCCTACCAGGCGATCCGGGACCCGCGGGGGCGGGTTTTCGTGTCGACCGACGCGGGGGTGCAGCTGCTGACCCCGAAGGCGTCCGGCGGGTGGGACGAACGGGTGTTCGTCCGCCGCGACGGCCTCCTTCACGAGGAGTGCAACACCAACGCCCAGTTCGTCGACACGCTCGGCCGGTACTGGTGCGGCACCATGGGCGGCCTGTCGGTCTACGACCCGACCGGGGCGGTCCCCGAGCAGCACCCCAAACCGCTGCGGCTGATGCGGGTGCAGGCCGACGGCGGGGAGGTGGCGGGGGCGCCGGTGTGCATTCCCTCCTCGACCCGGGAGCTGTCGTTCAAGGTGGCCCTCCTGTCCTGGCAGCGGGAAAACGAGAACCGTTTCAGTTGGCAGCTCCTGGGCTACGACCCCCACCCGGGCCCCTGGGTCGAGACGAACGAGCGGGTCTTCGGGGCGCTTCCGCCCGGGCGCTACCTCCTGCAGGTGAAGGGGCGCGACGCGGCCGGCCTCGAGACCGCCCCCCTCGAGATCCCCATCGAGGTCCTCCCCGCCTGGTGGCAGCACGTCGGGTTCCGGGCGGGCGTCATGGTGCTCCTGGTCCTGTCGGGGGCGTTCCTCTACCGGTTCCGCACCCGGCATCTCTCCCGCCAGAAGGCGGCGCTCGAGAAGGTGGTGGCGTTGCGCACCGCGGAACTGGCGGCGGCGAACGCCCGGCTCGACCAGCTCTCCCAGCAGGACCCGCTGACCGGGATCGCGAACCGCCGGCGCTTCGACCAGGCGCTGGACGAGGAGTGGCGCCGCGCCCTGCGGGGGCGGGAGGCGCTGGGCCTGCTGATCCTGGACATCGACCACTTCAAGCAGTACAACGACGCGCTGGGGCACCAGGCCGGCGACGAGTGTCTCCGGCTCGTGGCGGGGGCGATCGCCGACTCCCACACCCGGGCCGGCGAGATCACCGCCCGGTACGGCGGGGAGGAGTTCGCCGTGATCGTCCCGGGGGCAAACCGCGAGAGCGTGCTGATCTCCGCCGCACTCGTCCGCCGCCACGTCGAGGCGCTGGGGCTGCCCCACCCGGCCTCCCCGGTGTCACCCCGGGTCACCGTCAGCATCGGCGCGGCCTGGGTGAAGCCGGACGAACGGGCCGCCCCGGCGGACCTCGTCGCCGCCGCGGACGCGGCCCTCTACCGCGCCAAGCGCGACGGGCGCAATTGCATCCGCGAGTAG
- a CDS encoding AMP-binding protein, translated as MRETAGPATLVDVLRHHARMQPERAAVVFPGADGAPETTLTYAELDRRARAAAAALQARVSPGDRALLPLESEEGFLTAFLGCLYAGVVAVPTALEASRDAAGPRLRAILQDATVSLVAATETARRHLAPCLKDPAVPPVTWLSLDTAPPPGTEDDWQPPTLGGGAPALLQYTSGSTGTPRGVRVDHDNLSYDLRVIRQILDYDPGSTLVNWMPLFHDGGLILMTLAALYSGARLVLISPAAFIRDPLGWLRLVSRYGACSTVGPNFAYDLCARRAAPERCRELDLRSLRCAMNGSEPVHAATLERFSRAFAPCGFHADAFTPNYGLAEATILVTSKILSDPPLIQSFDARGLDDGRVVPVAAGAPDSRPLVGCGAPCPGLTIAVADPESGRRAAPDRVGEIWVAGPGVARGYWNHPRTTARVFGAVLADSGEGPFLRTGDLGFLHDGNLFVAGRIRDLVIIRGQNHYPQDIEAAAGECSPCLRPGGGAAFPVTVDEEERLVVLHEVRAECREGLDGPGVIRAIRRRLGERLGLAAHAVALVAPKSLPKTTSGKLQRFACREAFEANRLETWAAWRETAAREEEEPGPREAASLAALLADPPRLETALTALAANVLREPALQPGDNFFHSGGDSLRAARFILAVEDGLGVRVAAAFLENPTVAHLVRRVTRPPGPGEGPSTGPVPGEDGGPPLGRPPHPARKARWWTRGPVCGGRNLPYGPGFFLQRVWLGVPGMRRLLFRPGIAAVRRWSELVGEESPSRAVRQSLLTNTWIHWRNRVLAAPPAASPWLRLQGDLAGLWPGGGSVGTILLLLHSPLSGLFRRCLAAEGRRFVLIRGEDEEKSTQAQNRSMQVYLAHTALRDGGAVVIYGDGGKGRQGVTVPFFGAPRTFRPGAGELAAETGASVVPVFGVLEGNGRVVFEICPPLAAGGGSPHDQALSLTRGYAALVTERWPRVYPFQSWSNLERLLFLRARDGGR; from the coding sequence ATGAGGGAGACCGCCGGGCCCGCCACCCTGGTCGACGTCCTGCGGCATCACGCCCGGATGCAGCCCGAAAGGGCGGCGGTGGTCTTCCCCGGCGCCGACGGGGCCCCGGAAACGACCCTGACCTACGCCGAACTGGACCGCCGAGCACGCGCCGCCGCCGCCGCCCTGCAGGCCCGGGTCAGTCCCGGCGATCGCGCGCTGTTGCCGCTCGAGTCGGAAGAGGGCTTCCTGACGGCCTTCCTGGGTTGCCTTTACGCCGGGGTCGTCGCCGTGCCGACCGCGCTGGAGGCCTCCCGCGACGCGGCCGGCCCCCGGCTGCGCGCCATTCTCCAGGACGCCACGGTCAGCCTCGTGGCGGCCACGGAAACGGCACGGCGGCACCTGGCCCCCTGCCTGAAGGACCCGGCCGTCCCGCCGGTCACCTGGCTGTCTCTCGACACCGCGCCGCCGCCCGGAACCGAGGACGACTGGCAGCCGCCGACCCTGGGCGGCGGCGCCCCGGCCCTGTTGCAGTACACCTCCGGTTCGACCGGGACGCCCCGGGGGGTCCGGGTCGACCACGACAACCTGTCCTACGACCTGCGGGTCATACGGCAGATCCTGGATTACGACCCGGGTTCCACCCTCGTCAACTGGATGCCCCTCTTCCATGACGGCGGCCTGATCCTGATGACGCTCGCCGCGCTTTACAGCGGCGCGCGGCTGGTTCTCATCTCCCCGGCGGCCTTCATCCGCGACCCCCTGGGGTGGTTGCGCCTGGTCTCCCGCTACGGCGCCTGCAGCACGGTCGGCCCGAACTTCGCCTACGACCTGTGCGCCCGCCGGGCCGCGCCCGAACGGTGCCGGGAGCTGGACCTGCGGTCCCTGCGGTGCGCCATGAACGGCTCGGAGCCCGTCCACGCCGCCACGCTGGAGCGGTTCAGCCGCGCCTTCGCCCCCTGCGGTTTCCACGCCGACGCCTTCACCCCGAATTACGGCCTGGCGGAGGCCACCATCCTGGTCACGTCCAAAATCCTCTCCGACCCGCCGCTGATCCAAAGCTTCGACGCCCGGGGCCTGGACGACGGCCGGGTCGTGCCGGTCGCCGCGGGGGCCCCGGACAGCCGGCCGCTGGTGGGCTGCGGAGCGCCCTGCCCGGGGCTGACGATCGCCGTCGCCGACCCCGAATCCGGCCGGCGAGCCGCCCCCGACCGGGTCGGCGAAATCTGGGTGGCCGGCCCCGGCGTCGCCCGGGGCTACTGGAACCACCCGCGAACCACGGCCCGCGTGTTCGGCGCCGTCCTGGCCGACAGCGGGGAGGGCCCCTTCCTGCGGACCGGCGACCTGGGCTTCCTTCACGACGGCAACCTGTTCGTCGCCGGCCGGATCAGGGACCTGGTCATCATCCGCGGGCAGAACCACTACCCGCAGGACATCGAGGCCGCGGCCGGCGAGTGCTCCCCCTGCCTGCGCCCCGGGGGCGGCGCGGCGTTCCCGGTCACCGTGGACGAGGAGGAGCGGCTGGTCGTCCTGCACGAGGTGCGCGCCGAGTGCCGGGAGGGCCTCGACGGGCCGGGGGTGATCCGGGCGATCCGGCGGCGGCTGGGCGAACGTCTCGGGCTGGCGGCGCACGCCGTCGCCCTCGTGGCGCCGAAGAGCCTTCCGAAGACCACCAGCGGGAAACTCCAGCGTTTCGCCTGCCGCGAGGCGTTCGAGGCGAATCGCCTGGAAACCTGGGCCGCATGGCGGGAAACGGCGGCGCGGGAAGAAGAAGAGCCGGGACCGCGCGAAGCGGCTTCCCTGGCGGCGCTCCTGGCTGACCCTCCCCGGCTGGAAACCGCCCTGACCGCCCTGGCGGCCAACGTGCTGCGCGAACCCGCCCTTCAACCGGGGGACAACTTCTTCCACTCGGGCGGGGATTCCCTCCGGGCCGCCCGGTTCATCCTGGCGGTGGAGGATGGGCTCGGGGTCCGGGTCGCGGCGGCCTTCCTCGAAAATCCCACCGTCGCCCACCTGGTCCGCCGGGTCACCCGGCCGCCCGGGCCGGGCGAGGGGCCGTCGACCGGGCCGGTACCGGGGGAGGACGGCGGCCCGCCGCTGGGTCGCCCGCCGCATCCTGCCCGGAAGGCCAGGTGGTGGACCCGGGGGCCGGTCTGCGGCGGCCGGAACCTGCCGTACGGGCCGGGTTTCTTTCTCCAGCGGGTGTGGCTGGGCGTACCCGGGATGCGGCGGCTCCTCTTTCGCCCCGGTATCGCCGCCGTCCGGCGATGGAGCGAACTGGTCGGCGAAGAGAGCCCCTCCCGGGCCGTCCGTCAAAGCCTGCTCACCAACACCTGGATCCACTGGCGGAACCGGGTCCTGGCCGCGCCGCCGGCGGCATCGCCCTGGCTGCGGCTGCAGGGTGACCTGGCCGGTCTGTGGCCAGGAGGCGGGAGCGTGGGCACGATCCTGCTCCTGCTTCACAGCCCGCTCAGCGGGCTCTTCCGGCGCTGCCTCGCGGCGGAGGGCCGCCGCTTCGTGCTCATCCGCGGCGAGGACGAAGAGAAGTCGACCCAGGCACAGAACCGCTCGATGCAGGTCTACCTCGCCCACACGGCCTTGCGGGACGGGGGCGCCGTGGTGATCTACGGGGACGGCGGCAAGGGCCGGCAGGGCGTCACCGTCCCCTTTTTCGGCGCCCCCCGCACGTTCCGGCCGGGGGCGGGCGAACTGGCGGCGGAGACCGGGGCTTCCGTCGTCCCGGTCTTCGGCGTCCTGGAGGGCAACGGCCGGGTGGTCTTCGAGATCTGCCCGCCCCTGGCAGCCGGGGGGGGATCCCCCCACGACCAGGCCCTGTCCCTGACGCGGGGCTATGCCGCGCTCGTGACCGAGCGCTGGCCAAGGGTGTACCCCTTCCAGAGCTGGAGCAACCTGGAGCGGCTGCTGTTCCTTCGGGCACGGGACGGCGGCCGCTGA
- a CDS encoding sensor histidine kinase yields MACPSRGSFARDPVGTGPPPAGRRRAPWRGLLLAGVVLLLGPFARGQAPVLVLTDAVRELALGPWMEVLEDPEGRLAIGDVSSDPTRKAFRPCGPRFPAFGFSQSVFWVRFAMHNPTEKDKLRLLEIAYPLLDHVEVYVSRAGPGWDVRVMGDRHPFADRDIANRNFVTSIFIPPGQTRHVFLRFRTDSSSWFPLFLWYPSDFIRGVIGESVVLGLCYGVMAAFALYSLFVFFSMRERNYLFLTLYILCYTILQMVLNGQAFQYFWPKLPGWNLYALPVMAGLTVFSMFFFTREFLGIHRGMTTLNALFRVMMLYAVLIPLAGIVWGYPAGVRLAGIGTLVSPTLAFAIGIVCRIRGHRYARYYLVAFCTFFIFATIYGLSKFGILPSTSFTEGGLYVGAVLKVFFLFFAIPDKINALQAEKETARARLIEALRHNEEIQERFNAELRVVNRSLEMKVEERTLDLAAKNAELTRQQAELQLAYDQLSRVDRMKTDFLSSVSHELRTPLTSILGFAKIIDRDYRKVAKALRLSGSDPGIEKSHLRIIEDLRIIILEVERLSRMINNVLDLAKIDSGKMEWQDQVYPAADLLLGVKSIGDGFFYNRPDLFFKAETAGVSGFLRIDRDRFIQVITNLFSNSAKFTRKGVVELRARRDGEDALVIAVSDTGAGIPPESLETIFEKFRQVGDTLTGTPSTGTGLGLTICKEIVDHYGGEIWVESTVGKGSTFHVRLPLCPSPEPSAGTPGDAGTV; encoded by the coding sequence ATGGCCTGCCCCTCCCGCGGCAGCTTCGCCCGTGACCCGGTCGGGACGGGGCCCCCTCCCGCGGGCCGGCGCCGTGCGCCGTGGCGGGGCCTCCTGCTGGCCGGGGTGGTGCTGTTGCTGGGGCCCTTCGCCCGGGGGCAGGCCCCGGTGCTCGTCCTGACGGACGCGGTGCGGGAACTGGCCCTCGGCCCCTGGATGGAGGTCCTGGAGGACCCGGAGGGCCGGCTGGCCATCGGGGACGTCTCCAGCGACCCGACCCGCAAGGCGTTCCGCCCCTGCGGCCCCCGCTTCCCCGCCTTCGGTTTCTCGCAGTCCGTGTTCTGGGTCCGCTTCGCCATGCACAACCCCACGGAGAAGGACAAGCTCCGCCTCCTGGAGATCGCCTACCCCCTGCTGGACCACGTCGAGGTCTACGTGTCCCGGGCGGGCCCGGGGTGGGACGTCCGGGTCATGGGCGACCGCCACCCCTTCGCCGACCGGGACATCGCCAACCGCAACTTCGTGACCAGCATCTTCATCCCGCCGGGCCAGACCCGGCACGTCTTCCTCCGCTTCCGGACCGACTCCTCCAGCTGGTTCCCCCTGTTCCTGTGGTACCCGTCCGACTTCATCCGGGGCGTCATCGGGGAGTCGGTGGTGCTGGGGCTCTGCTACGGGGTCATGGCGGCCTTCGCCCTCTACAGCCTCTTCGTGTTCTTCTCCATGCGGGAGCGCAACTACCTGTTCCTCACCCTCTACATCCTCTGCTACACCATCCTGCAGATGGTCCTCAACGGCCAGGCCTTCCAGTATTTCTGGCCGAAGCTCCCCGGGTGGAACCTCTACGCCCTGCCGGTCATGGCCGGCCTCACCGTCTTTTCCATGTTTTTCTTCACCCGGGAGTTCCTCGGGATCCACCGCGGGATGACCACGCTCAACGCCCTCTTCCGCGTGATGATGCTCTACGCCGTCCTCATCCCGCTGGCCGGGATCGTCTGGGGCTACCCCGCGGGGGTTCGGCTCGCGGGGATCGGCACCCTCGTCTCGCCGACCCTGGCCTTCGCCATCGGGATCGTCTGCCGCATCCGCGGGCACCGCTACGCCCGGTACTACCTGGTCGCCTTCTGCACCTTCTTCATCTTCGCCACCATCTACGGCCTCTCCAAGTTCGGCATCCTCCCTTCCACCTCCTTCACCGAGGGGGGGCTCTACGTCGGCGCGGTGCTGAAGGTCTTCTTCCTCTTCTTCGCCATCCCCGACAAGATCAACGCGCTGCAGGCGGAGAAGGAGACCGCGCGGGCCCGGCTGATCGAGGCCCTGCGCCACAACGAGGAGATCCAGGAGCGCTTCAACGCCGAACTCCGGGTCGTCAACCGCTCCCTGGAGATGAAGGTGGAGGAGCGGACCCTGGACCTGGCGGCGAAGAACGCGGAACTGACCCGCCAGCAGGCCGAGCTTCAGCTCGCCTACGACCAGCTCAGCCGGGTGGACCGGATGAAGACCGACTTCCTGTCGTCGGTGTCCCACGAGCTGCGCACCCCGCTCACCTCCATCCTCGGCTTCGCCAAGATCATCGACCGGGACTACCGGAAAGTGGCGAAGGCGCTCCGGCTCAGCGGCTCGGACCCGGGGATCGAGAAGTCCCACCTGCGCATCATCGAGGACCTCCGCATCATCATCCTGGAGGTGGAACGGCTCTCCCGCATGATCAACAACGTCCTGGACCTGGCCAAGATCGACTCGGGGAAGATGGAGTGGCAGGACCAGGTCTACCCCGCCGCGGACCTCCTCCTGGGCGTGAAGTCCATCGGCGACGGGTTCTTCTACAACCGCCCGGACCTCTTCTTCAAGGCCGAGACCGCCGGCGTTTCGGGCTTCCTCCGCATCGACCGGGACCGGTTCATCCAGGTGATCACCAATCTCTTCTCCAACAGCGCCAAGTTCACCCGGAAAGGGGTGGTCGAACTGCGGGCCCGCCGGGACGGGGAGGACGCCCTCGTCATCGCGGTGAGCGACACGGGGGCGGGGATCCCCCCGGAGTCCCTGGAGACGATCTTCGAGAAGTTCCGCCAGGTGGGCGACACCCTGACGGGGACGCCCTCCACCGGGACCGGCCTGGGGCTGACCATCTGCAAGGAGATCGTGGACCACTACGGGGGGGAAATCTGGGTGGAGAGCACCGTGGGCAAGGGCAGCACCTTCCACGTCCGCCTTCCCCTTTGCCCGTCCCCGGAACCATCGGCCGGGACGCCCGGAGACGCTGGGACCGTGTGA